From a single Parambassis ranga chromosome 2, fParRan2.1, whole genome shotgun sequence genomic region:
- the dync1li1 gene encoding cytoplasmic dynein 1 light intermediate chain 1, which produces MATTGRSALLSSTSAGPKSTSENSNPEEDDGQNLWSTILSEVSTHSRSKLPSGKNVLVMGEVGSGKTTLVAKLQGVEEYMKGRGLEYLYFSVHDDDIDDHTRCNAWVLDGDLYHKGLQGVAVPVDSIDNTLLLITVDMSRPWNALDSLQKWAAVAREHIDKLRIAPEKLRELEHRLVKQFQEYTEPGSGEDGTPQRRSEEEESVLLPLGDNTLTHNLGIPVVVVCTKCDAISTLEKEHDYRDEHLDFIQSHIRRFCLQYGASLIYTSVKEMKNLDILYKYLVHRLYGFPFHCLAQVVERDAVFIPSGWDNEKKIAILHENFQTVKSDDTFEDVIVKPPVRKIVHEKEIQAEDDQVFLVKLQSLLAKQPAVTTGRPVDTTSRAPTGSPRTSNRSAAANVANAMPQSGQTSEGVLANFFNSLLTKKAGTAGPGTPGGGNNTPGTVRKSGSKLGLSDVQAELDRISSRETDSDLSNANETPATDGQDT; this is translated from the exons ATGGCGACCACAGGGAGGAGTGCATTATTATCCTCCACCTCAGCTGGACCTAAGAGCACATCGGAGAACTCCAACCCAGAGGAGGATGACGGACAGAACTTATG gtccACCATCCTGAGTGAAGTGTCAACCCATTCAAGATCAAAACTACCGTCGGGGAAAAATGTCCTGGTCATGG gTGAAGTGGGCTCGGGGAAGACCACCTTGGTGGCAAAGCTACAAGGAGTTGAAGAGTACATGAAAGGGCGTGGCCTGGAATACCTCTACTTCAGTGTCCATGATGATGACATTGATG atcACACTAGATGTAATGCCTGGGTGTTAGATGGAGACCTTTACCACAAGGGTCTGCAGGGAGTAGCTGTACCGGTGGACTCTATCGATAACACGTTGCTGCTGATAACAGTTGACATGTCACGGCCGTGGAACGCCCTCGACTCTCTCCAGAAGTGGGCTGCCGTTGCTAGGGAACACATCGACAAACTCCGAATCGCTCCGGAAAAGCTGCGGGAGCTGGAGCACAGAC ttGTTAAACAGTTCCAGGAGTACACAGAGCCAGGCAGTGGGGAGGATGGCACACCGCAGAGgaggagtgaagaggaggagagcgtGCTGCTGCCATTAGGAGACAACACACTCACGCACAACCTGGGAATACCAGTGGTGGTGGTCTGCACTAAG TGTGATGCTATCAGCACATTGGAGAAGGAGCACGACTACAGAGACGAACACCTGGACTTCATCCAGTCTCACATCAGACGTTTTTGTCTGCAGT ACGGTGCCTCTCTGATTTACACATCAGTGAAGGAGATGAAGAACCTGGACATTCTGTACAAATATCTGGTCCACAGACTCTACGGCTTTCCCTTCCACTGCCTTGCACAAGTGGTGGAAAGAGATGCTGTATTCAT TCCATCAGGTTGGGATAATGAGAAAAAGATTGCCATACTTCATGAGAACTTCCAAACAGTAAAGTCAGACGACACCTTTGAGGACGTAATAGTCAAACCACCTGTCAGAAAG aTTGTACATGAAAAGGAGATTCAAGCAGAAGATGACCAAGTGTTTCTGGTTAAACTGCAG TCGCTGCTCGCCAAACAGCCTGCTGTGACAACAGGGCGACCAGTG GACACCACCAGCAGAGCACCCACAGGCTCCCCAAGGACGAGTAATCGATCTGCAGCGGCTAACGTAGCAAACGCCATGCCACAGTCAG gtcagactaGTGAGGGCGTGCTGGCCAACTTCTTCAACAGTCTACTGACAAAGAAAGCAGGGACAGCGGGGCCCGGGACACCAGGTGGTGGAAACAATACTCCAGGAACTGTACGCAAGTCAG GTTCAAAGCTGGGCCTGAGCGACGTCCAGGCGGAGCTGGACCGCATATCCAGCAGGGAGACTGACTCAGACTTGTCCAATGCCAACGAGACCCCTGCCACCGATGGCCAGGACACATGA